In Verrucomicrobiota bacterium, the genomic stretch GAAGCGGAGGACCCGGCCAACCGAACCTCCGGGCTCGTCGTCAAGTTGAGCAAGCTCCCCAGCGGGTTGGATAATTCCCCGGAGCTGGAAGCCAGCGGGCGGGCCTACGTGGAACTGCGCCAGACGGGGGATTTCCTGGAGATTCCCAAAACGCCGGCGGGTAACGGGCTCGTCATCCGTCATTGCATCCCGGATGCGCCCCAGGGCGGGGGTATTACCGCGACGCTGGGATTATATGTCAACGGCAAGCGCCGCCAAACGCTGAGGCTCAGCTCCAAGCACAATTGGCTCTACGGTACGGGCAAGCTGGGGGAGAACGGCCAGAGCAACCAGCCCACGAAATTCCCGCACGTGTTCTGGGACGAAGCGCGCTGGATCGTCGAAGGGGGCTTGAAGGCCGGCGATTCGCTCCGGTTGCAGAAGGACGCTACGGACAACGCCGAGTTCTATCGGATTGACCTGCTGGAGCTGGAGCCGATACCCCCGCCGCTCCCCCAACCCGCCAACTCCCTGTCCATCGCCACCTATGGCGCCAAGGGACAAGACGCCACGGCGGATACCGCCGCCATTCGCAAGTGCATCGAAGAAGCCCAGGCGCAAGGCAAAACCGTGTGGCTGCCGGCGGGAACGTTCCTCCAGAATGCCGCGTTCACCGTGAGGGGCGTGCGCGTTCAGGGGGCGGGAATGTGGCACACCAGCCTGTGCAATGTGCCCGGCACGGCGCCCAAGAACTGGTCGGGCTGCGGCGGCTTTGTGCTCGCCGGCAGCAACCCCAGCGTTTCGGATCTCTATATGGACGGACTGGAAACGACCTCGCGCGGCGCGGAGGGGGCCAAGGCGTTCACGGGAGGCGGGACCAACTGGAGCGTCAGGAACGTGTGGATCGCGCACGCGCATGTGGGCTTCTGGGTGGGCGGAATCGGCGGCACGGTGTCGGGCTGCCGGGTGCGGTTCAGCTATGCCGACGGCATTAACATCAACAACGGCGGCGGCCATGGCCCGGCGCACAACATCCTGGTGGAAAATAACCATGTGCGCGGCACCGGCGACGACGGCCTGGCGATCCTCGGCGAAGCCCCGCGCAAAGGCCCGCACCAGACGCTCAACGTGACCCTGCGACACAACACAGTCGCCGCAGTCTGGTGGGGCGGCAACTGCGACCTCGCCGGCGGCAACGGTCATTTGATCGAGGACAATGTGTTCGCGGACGGTGGATCGGCGTACAACCTGGGCTTAAACCTGCCCGCGGCGTTCCCGATGTGTTCGCTGACCGGCGCGATCGTCCGGCGCAACCTGATCATACGCGGCGGGAACAACTACGCCAGCCAGCGGCGCGGCGCGATCTGGATTTATCCCGGCACCGCGTCCATCGCCAGCACGGTCATCGAAGACAACCGGATCATCGCCCCGCTCTTTCGTGGCATCCACCTGGCCGGCTCCAGTTCGCAACAGATCGTGTTCAAAGGGAATCTCATCGAGCATCCGGGGGAAGATGCGATCGTGATCGATGGCAAGGTCACCGGCAGGGGAACGTTCACCGCCAACACGGTGCGCAATCTCAACCCCGGCCGGAAGCCCCTGGCCAACAGCGCCGGCGAGAGCTACAAGCTGGTTCAAACCGGCAACTCCTGGAAATAAACCGGCGCGAGCTGAGTATTACCGCAACGCGACAAGTGAAAGTATCAACTGTACCCAAAAGCAAAGTCTTATGAGTTACATTCCTATCAGTGATCAGGCTATTTACGCCATTCTTAAACAGAATATTCTTAAGCAGAGCACGTTCCGTATCACCGCAGGCCTTATCTCGGCACTCTTCCTTTTTGTCCAACCAACGTCGGCCAAAGCCGCCCCGACCAACGACCTGACGGTTAATTTCAATCAGGAAGTCCGCACGATCAAACCGCTCATTGGATTTCTGGGTTTCTTGAAGCGAGATCAAATACCGGCTTCCCTCATTCAGGAACTCAATCCTGCGGCGTGGCGCATCGGCTGGCAATTTCCGGGCGGGCGGCCCAGTGGCCTGAATGCCACCATTGATAAAGTCCAGGCTTACGGCGCTCAATACAAGCTTTGCATAGGCGATTTGTTGAACTACAAAACCACCAATTACACTCGCTACGAAGCGGATGTCAAAGCCCTTGTCCAAGCGGTTGGGCTAACCCGCGCGAAGAACATCATCTGGGAACCCGTCAACGAACCGGATAACATCGGGGCCATAACGACACCAGGGGCTGCCAAGGGGTCTGCGGCATCCATCGCACGCTTCTACGAGATATACAAGCATTCCTTCAAGGCCTTGCGGGAGATGGACCCGACCTTGCAAATTGCCGGACCCGGTTTTTCCGGCGCCACCTATGCAAACTACACAGCGTTCCTCGAGTATTGCAAAGCGAACCATCTGGAAGTGAATGTGCTCACTTGGCACAACGCCGGATGGTATCCCAACTATCCGATCACCAAGAACAAGGGGGTTGAAAGATATGGTGAGTTTAAAGCCAATTATCCCGCACAACAAATCAAAGAAATCCATTGCGACGAATGGGGCGGGTCTCCCTGGGAGGTCATCGGCAATACGAATAACGCCAGTCAACGTCCCGGATTGGCGGTCATCTATTTCCATTATCTGGAAAATGTTTACCAACTCGATCGCGCGGGTCGAGCCAACTGGACCAGATCCACCAACACCCTTGACGACTACTTGGGCAATATCATCAGCACCAACTATGTCCCGCTCCCCGTTTACCATGTGTATCGTTATTATGGGCAGACAAAAAACCAGAAACGGGTGGTTAGTGATGGCAATTACAAATCGTTGGCGGTGCTGGCCTCCAAGGGGGTCAACGGTGCCGGCCAGAAAACCGCCGAGCTGCTGCTGGGCAGCACCGAAGGCACGACACGAACCGTGCGACTGACCCTGACAAATTTCCCCATGGCTAACTATGATTTGAAGGTGCAAGTGCTTCGCGGGACGAACCTTGGTGTCGAGTTGTTGGCAATTGATATCCCGGTGTTGAACCCTTCTGCATATACGATCAGCAATTCCGCCGGCAATGTGATAGTAACATTGGACAATGTCAAAGCGCAGGAAGCCTACCATTTTGTGTTCACCGAGCAGGTGAACCATCGGTGAGTTGCCGCAGGATTAAAACCAAAAAATGCCCAGCCAGCAATAATTGATGAAACAATGATCAAATCAATCCGGTGCCGGAATTGTTAATTGAATATCCCATGATATCAGATATATGACTGAGTTGACTATCATGTATTTTATGCCTTTGTGGCTCAAAACTGGTATGGCAAT encodes the following:
- a CDS encoding right-handed parallel beta-helix repeat-containing protein; protein product: MITLTECQLWSRLCLGLWVGAAAMGAAAEPSGTSAACGAAVPFITIEAEDPANRTSGLVVKLSKLPSGLDNSPELEASGRAYVELRQTGDFLEIPKTPAGNGLVIRHCIPDAPQGGGITATLGLYVNGKRRQTLRLSSKHNWLYGTGKLGENGQSNQPTKFPHVFWDEARWIVEGGLKAGDSLRLQKDATDNAEFYRIDLLELEPIPPPLPQPANSLSIATYGAKGQDATADTAAIRKCIEEAQAQGKTVWLPAGTFLQNAAFTVRGVRVQGAGMWHTSLCNVPGTAPKNWSGCGGFVLAGSNPSVSDLYMDGLETTSRGAEGAKAFTGGGTNWSVRNVWIAHAHVGFWVGGIGGTVSGCRVRFSYADGININNGGGHGPAHNILVENNHVRGTGDDGLAILGEAPRKGPHQTLNVTLRHNTVAAVWWGGNCDLAGGNGHLIEDNVFADGGSAYNLGLNLPAAFPMCSLTGAIVRRNLIIRGGNNYASQRRGAIWIYPGTASIASTVIEDNRIIAPLFRGIHLAGSSSQQIVFKGNLIEHPGEDAIVIDGKVTGRGTFTANTVRNLNPGRKPLANSAGESYKLVQTGNSWK